A stretch of the Parabacteroides timonensis genome encodes the following:
- a CDS encoding TonB-dependent receptor has translation MNFLTNKKYRWAGYFVHFVFLAILCLQPLAAQPNQSEKITIQVQNQPVEKIFKEISEKTGLKFFYGETVLKANQSLSLNFRDASLSTVLAEITKQAGLHFDRTDNTISVSKKAVGGPASSSSQSLRPVSGIIVDENGEPVIGANIVIKGTTNGTVTDLNGKYAIEAGNDDVLLVSYIGYLPQEIKVGNKTVHNLKLQVDAQNLEEVVVVGYGTMKKKDLMGAASVLSGENLATNSNISVGGALQGKMSGMSVLSNSGFPGAETSIKIRGVGTFGSGSDSNPLIIIDGVPVTSGFETLNPGDIETVNVLKDASSAAIYGSRAANGVILISTKKGSTGAAKVSVNATWGMQTASNIMDLLTAEEFVSAIQEMRDNKQAIDGGSPTTKFDGIDPSTFGKGTKWSDYIYSSAPTYNINTSVSGGGEKTRYYLSAEYLNQDGIAINTGFQKASLRANIEGQVNSRLTIGNNVHLAYRNTKGSKDNRYSDVIFNAPIIPAYDADGSYGEPDPAYTSSKNAIAEVGWNTPTNDNYRVLDNLFVEYKFTDWLKFRFNGGIDMVYSEDKAFMPLFSDGGQTNNQNSYSENRQKEFMWVTDYLLYFDKVFGKHTINAMGGFSQQLFSKDNLKGVVKDFVSEVDNMHVINGGTNSIDRTLEGGKSQLALASWFGRVNYDYAGRYLFSVNLRADGSSRFKGGERWGVFPSFSGAWRISEEDFFSVKSISSLKLRASWGQLGNQSIGSWYPTIAAVESQKVMLGNGGNNQILYYGYSQTALSNRKLKWETTTMTNIGVDLGLLNGKLFMTADYFIKSTDGILRSMVLPLSVGMTAPNVNYAKVQNRGFDLEVGYNGKVRDFTFSVSGNVSFLHNEIKKLSEGVTEEVTSIGSYGGVTINRVGEPVDALYGYKTGGVITTQEEADKYKAMGQGNAKIGRLKYVDLDGNGKIDSDDRTILGSYIPKVSAGLTLSADWKGFDFNAVFAGVFGRKQHAPMSFQNRFPNRNMSRHWYDNRWTLGADPEGKYPALIQSESYEEMTDLMVANTSFVKLRSLTLGYTVPVKSFRTRVFVSGENLFTIHSKSFDGFDPENGNGVGHYTNWGDDFPTPRIFLVGLNLTF, from the coding sequence ATGAACTTCCTAACTAATAAGAAGTATCGCTGGGCCGGTTATTTCGTACATTTTGTTTTTTTAGCAATTTTGTGTTTACAGCCTTTGGCCGCCCAACCGAACCAGTCAGAGAAAATAACAATTCAAGTACAGAATCAGCCTGTAGAAAAGATTTTTAAGGAGATATCCGAAAAGACAGGCTTAAAATTCTTTTATGGAGAAACAGTTCTTAAAGCGAATCAATCGCTAAGTTTAAACTTTCGGGATGCTTCCCTTTCTACTGTATTGGCAGAAATAACGAAGCAGGCCGGATTACATTTCGACAGAACGGATAATACCATTTCTGTTAGTAAGAAAGCGGTAGGAGGACCTGCATCTTCTTCCTCTCAATCATTACGTCCTGTTTCCGGGATAATAGTTGATGAAAACGGGGAACCTGTCATTGGCGCGAATATTGTTATCAAAGGAACAACGAACGGTACGGTCACAGACCTGAACGGAAAGTATGCAATTGAGGCCGGTAATGATGATGTCCTGCTTGTTTCTTATATCGGATATCTTCCGCAGGAAATAAAAGTGGGTAATAAAACGGTCCATAATCTTAAGTTGCAGGTCGATGCACAGAACCTGGAAGAGGTCGTAGTTGTCGGGTATGGCACGATGAAGAAAAAAGATTTGATGGGAGCTGCTTCTGTCCTGAGCGGTGAAAATCTGGCTACCAATTCGAATATTTCAGTCGGAGGAGCTTTACAGGGAAAGATGTCGGGTATGTCTGTCCTGAGCAACAGCGGTTTCCCCGGAGCTGAGACATCTATCAAGATACGTGGGGTCGGGACTTTCGGTAGCGGTAGCGACAGTAATCCGCTTATCATTATTGACGGGGTTCCTGTTACATCCGGTTTTGAGACTTTGAATCCCGGTGATATCGAAACTGTGAACGTTTTGAAAGATGCTTCTTCTGCTGCTATCTACGGATCACGTGCAGCCAATGGGGTTATTTTGATTTCAACCAAGAAGGGTTCTACCGGTGCAGCAAAAGTTTCCGTTAATGCAACATGGGGTATGCAAACAGCTTCCAATATTATGGATCTGCTGACTGCGGAAGAATTTGTTTCAGCCATTCAGGAAATGCGTGATAATAAACAAGCGATCGACGGAGGAAGTCCGACCACCAAGTTTGATGGTATCGATCCTTCGACATTCGGTAAAGGAACCAAATGGAGTGATTATATTTATAGCTCGGCACCAACTTATAATATAAATACCAGTGTATCGGGAGGAGGTGAAAAAACTCGTTATTATCTTTCTGCCGAATATCTGAATCAGGATGGTATTGCCATCAATACCGGTTTCCAGAAAGCATCTTTACGTGCCAATATAGAAGGACAGGTCAATAGTCGCCTGACAATCGGTAACAATGTGCATCTGGCATACCGCAACACGAAAGGCAGTAAAGACAACCGTTACTCCGACGTTATTTTCAATGCGCCGATCATCCCGGCTTATGATGCGGATGGTAGCTACGGAGAGCCCGATCCGGCCTATACCAGTTCCAAGAATGCCATCGCCGAAGTGGGTTGGAACACACCTACGAACGATAATTACCGCGTATTGGATAATCTATTCGTGGAATATAAGTTCACCGACTGGTTAAAGTTCCGTTTTAATGGAGGTATTGATATGGTCTATTCGGAAGATAAAGCATTTATGCCTCTTTTCAGTGACGGGGGACAGACCAATAACCAGAATAGCTATTCGGAGAACCGTCAGAAGGAGTTTATGTGGGTAACGGATTATTTGCTCTATTTTGACAAGGTCTTTGGTAAACATACAATCAATGCTATGGGCGGTTTTTCCCAGCAGCTGTTTTCGAAGGATAACCTGAAAGGTGTCGTAAAGGATTTTGTTTCCGAAGTAGATAATATGCATGTGATCAATGGAGGTACAAACTCTATCGATCGGACGTTGGAGGGAGGAAAGAGCCAGCTGGCGTTGGCTTCCTGGTTCGGACGTGTCAATTACGATTATGCCGGAAGATATCTTTTCTCTGTCAATTTAAGGGCTGACGGTTCTTCCCGTTTCAAAGGGGGCGAACGTTGGGGTGTTTTCCCTTCTTTCTCCGGTGCCTGGCGTATCTCCGAAGAAGATTTCTTCTCGGTGAAGTCGATTAGTTCTCTGAAATTGAGAGCATCGTGGGGACAATTAGGAAACCAGTCGATCGGTTCATGGTATCCGACCATTGCTGCGGTGGAAAGCCAGAAAGTGATGTTGGGTAATGGCGGAAATAACCAGATTTTATATTACGGATACAGCCAGACTGCTTTGTCTAACAGGAAACTGAAATGGGAAACGACAACGATGACCAATATCGGTGTCGATCTGGGGTTACTGAACGGTAAACTGTTTATGACAGCCGATTATTTTATCAAGAGTACGGATGGTATTTTGCGCAGCATGGTATTACCGCTCTCTGTGGGTATGACTGCACCGAACGTGAACTATGCAAAAGTTCAGAACCGTGGTTTTGACCTTGAAGTAGGATATAACGGCAAGGTAAGGGATTTCACGTTTAGTGTCTCCGGAAACGTTTCTTTCCTGCATAATGAAATCAAGAAGTTGAGTGAAGGTGTAACGGAAGAAGTTACCTCTATCGGTAGTTACGGTGGCGTGACGATCAATCGTGTCGGTGAGCCGGTTGATGCATTATATGGTTATAAGACCGGAGGTGTTATCACGACCCAGGAAGAAGCCGATAAATATAAAGCGATGGGGCAGGGGAATGCCAAGATCGGACGTTTGAAATATGTAGACTTGGATGGTAATGGCAAGATCGATAGTGACGACCGTACAATCTTAGGTAGCTATATCCCCAAGGTGAGTGCCGGTCTTACCCTTTCTGCCGACTGGAAAGGATTTGATTTCAATGCCGTGTTTGCCGGTGTCTTCGGAAGGAAGCAACATGCACCGATGTCGTTCCAGAACCGTTTCCCCAACCGTAATATGAGCCGTCACTGGTATGATAACCGCTGGACGTTGGGGGCTGATCCAGAGGGGAAATATCCGGCACTGATCCAGTCCGAATCGTATGAAGAGATGACAGATCTGATGGTTGCCAATACGTCATTCGTGAAATTGCGCTCGTTGACTTTAGGTTATACTGTTCCTGTAAAATCGTTCAGAACACGCGTGTTCGTATCCGGAGAGAACCTCTTTACGATCCATAGTAAATCGTTTGACGGCTTCGATCCGGAGAATGGTAACGGTGTAGGACATTATACGAACTGGGGAGACGACTTCCCGACTCCGAGAATATTTTTGGTAGGTTTGAATTTAACATTTTAA
- a CDS encoding NUDIX hydrolase codes for MKEEWFPLVNEEGETIGKATRRECHSGSKQLHPVIHLHIFNDAGELYLQKRSMNKDIQPGKWDTAVGGHIDYGETVEDALRREVREELGITEFTPQFITRYVFESAIEKELVNTFRTVYNGEIQPDAEELDGGRFWPMEEIKANLGKSVFTPNFEQEFQRLFL; via the coding sequence ATGAAAGAAGAATGGTTCCCTCTGGTCAACGAAGAGGGAGAAACAATAGGTAAGGCGACTCGCCGGGAATGCCATAGTGGGAGTAAACAATTACACCCAGTCATCCACCTGCATATTTTTAATGATGCGGGAGAATTGTATCTGCAAAAGCGTTCGATGAATAAAGATATCCAGCCGGGTAAATGGGATACGGCTGTCGGCGGACATATCGATTATGGTGAAACAGTAGAGGATGCGCTTCGCCGGGAAGTTCGGGAAGAATTAGGTATAACCGAGTTTACACCACAATTCATCACCCGCTATGTTTTCGAATCGGCCATCGAAAAAGAACTGGTCAATACATTTCGTACCGTTTATAACGGAGAAATCCAACCGGATGCCGAAGAGTTGGATGGCGGACGCTTCTGGCCGATGGAAGAGATAAAAGCCAATCTGGGGAAAAGCGTGTTTACTCCCAATTTCGAACAGGAGTTTCAACGGTTGTTCTTATAA
- a CDS encoding RagB/SusD family nutrient uptake outer membrane protein, translating into MKSNIIGLLILLCILTTSCMDNFLDRNPYGSIDETTFFTQKEHANLAAMACYAKLQKLNAHWADAQLELGMTGDLSSAGFKDAQPFYVGSFNPNESNLVKGIWQRAYQGIAVCNKNIEGVKNMPADIIDEDTRNKHLAEMFFIRAFWYFRLVQFYGDVPLRSVSVSDPTNGDDVQLAATPKNEIIKQTVLPDLEFAAQNLPDAWEDKYQNRATKGAAYAYLCEVYLYEKEYENAIKAGEQVEKYGYSLIENPGNVLRVDYEACPEIIFSVGFGSGVETYREFYWGTIEDLGEDGRIMRGDTYSGDYFYPSRELVDFYEAIDGKPINESSYYKATESWKNRDPRFDATFFTIMDEVETTTGKQMTWKQDWLVNTATGYDVQKRGVWYGENTWNKRTDIHLMLLPRVYLHIAEAYALKSAPDYAKCSEYIEKVRSRARRFALANPEKYIPEGMADKDVLPPFTITNGQEAMNAINYESRVELFAVDCMRYYDLKRWGTLKEEWPRVGGFAWDEKLFDLPYPADELNSNKNLQQHSGWGN; encoded by the coding sequence ATGAAATCGAATATAATAGGATTATTGATCTTGTTGTGTATACTGACAACAAGCTGTATGGATAATTTCCTGGACCGGAATCCTTATGGTTCAATTGACGAAACGACTTTCTTTACCCAGAAGGAGCATGCTAACCTGGCGGCTATGGCCTGCTATGCCAAGTTGCAGAAGCTGAATGCCCATTGGGCGGACGCTCAATTGGAACTGGGAATGACTGGTGATCTATCGTCTGCCGGTTTTAAAGATGCCCAACCTTTTTATGTCGGATCATTTAATCCGAATGAATCGAATCTGGTGAAAGGTATCTGGCAGCGTGCTTATCAGGGGATAGCTGTTTGTAATAAAAATATCGAAGGAGTGAAGAATATGCCTGCCGATATCATCGATGAAGATACCCGCAATAAACACCTGGCAGAGATGTTCTTTATCCGGGCATTCTGGTATTTTCGCCTGGTTCAGTTCTACGGGGATGTTCCTTTGCGTTCCGTTTCTGTATCAGACCCGACCAATGGGGATGATGTACAATTAGCAGCGACTCCCAAGAATGAGATCATTAAGCAGACTGTTCTTCCTGATCTTGAATTTGCCGCTCAGAATTTACCGGATGCCTGGGAGGATAAATATCAGAACCGGGCAACGAAAGGAGCAGCTTATGCTTATTTATGCGAAGTCTATCTGTATGAAAAGGAGTATGAGAATGCGATAAAAGCCGGTGAACAGGTTGAGAAATACGGTTATTCATTAATAGAAAATCCGGGGAATGTGTTGAGAGTAGATTATGAAGCATGTCCGGAGATCATTTTCTCGGTAGGTTTTGGCAGTGGTGTGGAAACATACCGGGAGTTCTATTGGGGTACTATAGAAGATTTGGGTGAAGACGGGCGTATTATGCGTGGTGATACCTATTCCGGCGATTATTTTTATCCGTCCCGTGAGCTGGTTGATTTCTATGAAGCGATAGACGGTAAACCGATAAATGAATCGTCTTATTATAAAGCAACTGAGAGTTGGAAAAACCGTGATCCGCGTTTCGATGCGACATTTTTCACTATCATGGATGAAGTCGAAACAACAACCGGAAAACAGATGACATGGAAACAGGACTGGCTTGTCAATACGGCAACCGGTTATGATGTTCAGAAAAGGGGAGTATGGTATGGAGAGAACACCTGGAATAAACGAACGGATATCCATTTAATGCTTTTACCGAGAGTTTATTTGCATATTGCGGAGGCGTATGCGTTAAAGTCGGCTCCTGATTATGCCAAATGTTCCGAATATATAGAAAAAGTCCGTTCCCGTGCCCGTCGGTTCGCATTAGCTAATCCGGAGAAATATATACCTGAAGGAATGGCCGATAAAGATGTATTACCGCCGTTCACAATCACCAACGGACAGGAAGCCATGAATGCGATAAACTACGAATCGAGAGTAGAACTTTTTGCAGTAGACTGCATGCGGTATTATGATTTGAAACGTTGGGGAACATTGAAGGAAGAATGGCCCCGTGTCGGCGGATTTGCTTGGGATGAAAAATTGTTTGATCTGCCTTATCCGGCCGATGAATTGAATTCCAATAAGAATCTGCAACAACACTCCGGTTGGGGCAACTGA
- a CDS encoding RNA polymerase sigma-70 factor has product MYINSEQERKLIAGLLNNDETAFCELYALYKNRLMYFAMTFLKSKEFAEDIYQDAFASVWQNRRFLNPESPFAPYIYTIVKNRILNVLAGIDKEQQLKNKILSAAVEITNDTEEAILDADLNGLLEKALMNLTTQQRRIFDMSRKEMKSHKEIADELGISVYTVQQHISASLKIIRIYLAKYAGTYTDLLLLLFCLNI; this is encoded by the coding sequence ATGTATATCAACTCGGAACAGGAACGTAAATTAATAGCAGGATTACTCAATAATGATGAGACAGCATTCTGTGAATTATACGCATTGTATAAGAACAGACTGATGTATTTTGCCATGACGTTTCTGAAGTCTAAAGAATTCGCAGAAGATATTTATCAGGATGCTTTTGCCTCTGTGTGGCAGAATCGCCGTTTTCTGAATCCGGAATCCCCGTTTGCACCCTATATTTATACTATTGTAAAGAACAGGATATTGAATGTGCTTGCCGGCATCGATAAAGAACAACAACTAAAGAATAAAATCTTATCGGCGGCAGTGGAAATCACGAATGATACGGAGGAAGCCATTTTGGATGCAGATTTGAACGGATTGTTGGAGAAAGCCCTAATGAATCTGACCACCCAACAACGGAGGATATTCGACATGAGCAGGAAAGAGATGAAATCGCATAAAGAAATAGCCGACGAATTAGGTATTTCTGTTTATACGGTTCAGCAGCATATCTCTGCTTCATTAAAGATAATCCGCATTTACCTGGCTAAATATGCCGGGACATATACAGACTTGCTGTTACTTCTATTCTGCTTAAATATATAA
- a CDS encoding DNA topoisomerase 3 — protein sequence MKVCIAEKPSVAREIAEVLGATKKMNGYIEGNGYQVTWTFGHLCTLKEPHDYADEWKRWSLSALPMIPPRFGIKLISNPTYEQQFKVIETLMQNAEMVINCGDAGQEGELIQRWVMQKAGCTCPVYRLWISSLTEEAIREGFQHLKEQTEFKTLYEAGLSRAIGDWLLGMNATRLYTIRYGQNRQVLSIGRVQTPTLALIVNRQAEIDNFKPEPYWELKTIYRNTTFSATKGKFTKKEEGEAFLEVVQKEDFTVTDISEKKGKEYAPRLFDLTSLQVECNKKFAFTADDTLKLIQSLYEKKVTTYPRVDTTFLSEDIYPKVPNTLKGLVDYTELTAPVLAAKIAKSKRVFDNSKVTDHHAIIPTGVPARNLTENERKVYDLVARRFIAAFYPDCDISTTTVLGKVDKVDFKVTGKQILKPGWRVVFGAEQKDPDAEPTEEEGVLPDFVKGESGPHKPILKETWTTPPKPYTEATLLRAMETAGKLVDNDELRDALKENGIGRPSTRAAIIETLFKRNYIRKERKNLFPTATGVELIGTIHEELLKSAELTGLWEKKLRQIERGTYEARTFLEELKQMVNQVVINVLSDQSTRTITIEEAAKEAPKAEKGTKEEKKEKKPRKPRAKKEEKPKEIEKPVCPICKKGNILRGKTAYGCSEYKNGCTFRLDYATYGEGLSDKELVDVIKAL from the coding sequence ATGAAAGTATGTATTGCTGAAAAACCGAGTGTGGCACGCGAGATTGCGGAAGTACTGGGGGCTACAAAAAAGATGAACGGGTATATTGAAGGAAACGGATATCAGGTTACCTGGACATTCGGACATCTGTGTACACTGAAGGAGCCTCATGACTATGCCGACGAGTGGAAACGATGGAGCCTGAGCGCCCTGCCCATGATCCCGCCCCGCTTCGGTATCAAACTGATCAGCAACCCTACTTACGAGCAACAGTTCAAAGTGATAGAAACCCTCATGCAGAATGCTGAAATGGTGATCAACTGCGGTGATGCCGGCCAGGAAGGGGAATTGATACAACGTTGGGTGATGCAGAAAGCCGGCTGTACCTGCCCGGTCTATCGGTTGTGGATCTCTTCTCTGACCGAAGAGGCCATCCGCGAAGGGTTCCAACATCTGAAAGAACAAACCGAATTCAAGACATTATATGAAGCCGGATTGTCACGGGCTATCGGTGACTGGCTATTGGGAATGAATGCAACCCGGCTCTATACAATACGGTACGGACAAAACCGGCAGGTATTATCCATCGGACGGGTTCAGACACCGACACTGGCCCTGATCGTAAACCGCCAGGCAGAGATCGACAATTTCAAACCCGAACCTTATTGGGAATTGAAAACAATCTACCGGAATACGACCTTCTCTGCTACAAAAGGTAAATTTACCAAGAAAGAGGAAGGGGAAGCTTTTCTCGAAGTAGTGCAAAAGGAGGATTTCACCGTCACTGACATTTCAGAAAAGAAAGGGAAGGAATATGCTCCCAGGCTTTTTGACCTGACTTCATTGCAGGTGGAATGTAATAAAAAGTTTGCTTTCACCGCCGACGATACATTGAAGTTGATCCAGTCGCTCTATGAAAAGAAAGTGACGACCTATCCCCGTGTGGATACCACTTTCCTGAGTGAAGATATCTATCCGAAAGTTCCGAATACCCTAAAGGGTCTGGTCGATTATACCGAGTTGACAGCTCCGGTGCTGGCTGCTAAAATCGCTAAAAGCAAAAGGGTGTTCGACAACTCGAAAGTAACCGATCACCATGCAATCATTCCGACAGGGGTTCCTGCCCGTAACCTGACGGAAAATGAACGGAAAGTATACGACCTGGTAGCCCGTCGTTTCATTGCCGCCTTTTATCCGGATTGTGACATCTCCACGACTACCGTACTGGGTAAGGTCGACAAAGTGGATTTCAAAGTAACGGGAAAGCAGATACTCAAACCGGGATGGCGTGTCGTATTCGGTGCCGAACAAAAAGATCCGGATGCCGAACCGACCGAAGAAGAAGGTGTATTACCTGATTTCGTGAAAGGTGAAAGCGGTCCGCATAAACCGATTTTAAAAGAGACATGGACAACACCTCCCAAACCTTATACCGAAGCGACTTTGCTTCGTGCCATGGAAACAGCAGGTAAGTTGGTCGACAATGATGAACTGCGCGACGCCCTGAAGGAAAACGGTATTGGCCGTCCTTCCACACGTGCCGCCATTATCGAGACACTGTTCAAACGAAACTATATTCGCAAGGAGCGTAAAAACTTATTCCCTACGGCTACCGGCGTCGAACTGATCGGTACCATACATGAGGAGCTGCTCAAAAGTGCCGAACTGACCGGTCTATGGGAAAAGAAACTGCGTCAGATCGAACGGGGTACGTATGAAGCCAGAACATTCCTGGAAGAATTGAAACAGATGGTCAACCAGGTTGTCATCAACGTGCTGTCCGATCAGTCTACCCGCACGATCACCATCGAGGAGGCTGCCAAAGAAGCTCCGAAAGCAGAAAAAGGGACTAAAGAGGAGAAAAAGGAAAAGAAACCTCGTAAGCCACGTGCTAAGAAGGAAGAGAAACCGAAAGAAATAGAAAAACCTGTTTGTCCGATCTGTAAGAAAGGAAATATCCTGCGGGGAAAAACGGCATACGGCTGTTCCGAATATAAAAACGGTTGCACGTTCCGTCTGGATTATGCGACTTATGGAGAAGGGTTATCGGATAAGGAATTAGTGGATGTTATAAAAGCATTATAA
- a CDS encoding FecR family protein, with translation MEQLKQNTILKRFVNGIYTRKDADRIIDLFRTQQHTKQVDDEMDQVWQVAQEEETTSLQHERYTMEARILLNRIRKEEKKFPFVSLLKYAAMLALVVSVGLGVYQFSRVTDLQNMAYTEIRVKNGEHKRIILPDGTKVVLNAGSFMKYPERFTQDFRRIEMDGEAFFEVEHDEDKPFIVSTKDASVKVLGTSFNVKAYDADEQILVSVRSGKVQVDMTDAMMRLLPDEQLVFSRKNGEIQKRNESARHATVWIDGGLYFNKTPIRSVAKELERMYNCKIEFSGNVPYDNYVYGEHDNKSLESVLKSIQYSTDIKYRKEGDKIILYK, from the coding sequence ATGGAGCAATTGAAACAAAATACTATTTTAAAACGATTTGTAAACGGAATATATACCCGTAAAGATGCTGACCGGATCATAGACCTGTTTCGTACGCAACAACATACGAAGCAGGTGGATGATGAAATGGATCAGGTATGGCAGGTGGCACAGGAGGAGGAAACAACATCTCTTCAACATGAACGGTATACGATGGAGGCACGTATATTATTAAACCGTATCCGTAAGGAAGAGAAGAAATTCCCATTCGTTTCATTATTAAAATATGCCGCTATGCTGGCTCTTGTTGTTTCTGTGGGATTAGGAGTCTATCAGTTCTCAAGAGTAACGGATTTACAGAATATGGCATATACGGAAATACGGGTTAAAAACGGGGAACATAAACGGATTATCCTACCGGATGGAACGAAAGTCGTATTGAATGCCGGCTCTTTTATGAAATATCCGGAACGGTTTACACAAGATTTCCGTCGGATAGAAATGGATGGGGAGGCCTTTTTCGAAGTGGAGCATGACGAAGATAAACCGTTTATCGTTTCCACTAAAGATGCCAGTGTAAAGGTATTGGGTACCTCATTCAATGTAAAAGCCTATGATGCTGACGAACAGATCCTGGTGAGTGTACGATCCGGGAAAGTGCAGGTGGATATGACGGATGCTATGATGCGTTTGTTACCGGATGAGCAGCTTGTCTTTTCCAGGAAAAACGGGGAGATACAGAAGCGGAATGAAAGTGCACGTCATGCAACAGTCTGGATCGATGGAGGTCTGTATTTTAACAAGACGCCGATCCGTAGCGTTGCAAAAGAACTGGAGCGAATGTATAACTGTAAGATTGAGTTTTCCGGCAATGTACCTTATGACAATTATGTATATGGAGAACATGATAATAAAAGTCTGGAATCGGTTCTTAAGTCTATCCAGTATTCTACGGATATAAAGTACCGCAAGGAGGGCGATAAAATTATACTCTATAAATAA